The following are from one region of the Pocillopora verrucosa isolate sample1 chromosome 3, ASM3666991v2, whole genome shotgun sequence genome:
- the LOC131796539 gene encoding uncharacterized protein yields MCCSCLCSCIQSFLSNCCKCLGKSCMAICRGICRCFCNAVSPGCGFLLQIIFYAIFQGFNIGTDVGVFLETSKTYARCDELSTGMLQPLSNDTNLTRPYCVATENATQALLGEKAATLQLLEGFFFFFICLSGGIYVIHIVVLFPNTCKHWNDENFENMVSEAGPYYQKILQIHTLFLLLETLVHDVPMSCLAVELCAQMWGAGGINCWDCALTPQELPKNPMAQINCEMWLGLLLGSIAIVSIYKGILPLYSWIGNPFCWACYPLRVCVVLPAGFLYCVLALSPAMGVAINRLFKVAPQMKDEMGTIASTIWTFGLFFWGIIFLLTFLYWYFCGKCLCMLCCPCERKEKADGSKEGCLCC; encoded by the exons ATGTGTTGTAGTTGTCTTTGTAGTTGCATTCAAAGTTTTCTGTCAAATTGTTGCAAATGCCTTGGCAAGAGTTGTATGGCGATATGCCGGGGGATTTGCCGGTGTTTCTGCAACGCCGTTTCCCCTGGTTGTGGTTTCCTTCTGCAAATCATCTTTTACGCCATATTTCAAGGCTTCAACATTGGCACTGACGTCGGCGTCTTTTTAGAAACGTCCAAGACATACGCGCGTTGCGATGAGCTTTCAACCGGGATGCTTCAACCTCTGAGCAACGACACAAACCTGACGCGTCCTTACTGCGTCGCGACGGAAAACGCTACGCAAGCGTTGCTAGGTGAAAAAGCAGCAACGCTTCAACTCCTAGagggctttttctttttcttcatatGCCTCTCTGGTGGGATTTACGTGATCCACATAGTTGTACTGTTCCCGAACACGTGCAAACACTGGAATGATGAAAACTTCGAGAACATGGTCAGCGAGGCTGGTCCTTACTACCAGAAGATCCTTCAAATTCACACCCTGTTTCTACTGCTGGAGACTTTGGTTCACGATGTGCCTATGTCGTGTCTGGCTGTAGAGCTTTGTGCGCAGATGTGGGGAGCCGGTGGCATAAACTGCTGGGATTGTGCCCTAACACCTCAAGAGCTCCCTAAAAATCCCATGGCGCAGATCAATTGTGAGATGTGGCTGGGACTTCTCCTGGGCTCCATAGCTATTGTGAGCATTTACAAGG GTATCTTGCCCCTTTATTCATGGATTGGTAATCCCTTCTGCTGGGCCTGCTATCCACTTCGCGTGTGCGTGGTGCTCCCAGCTGGGTTCCTTTACTGTGTGCTCGCCTTATCCCCCGCCATGGGAGTGGCCATAAATCGCCTGTTTAAAGTGGCGCCCCAGATGAAGGACGAAATGGGAACAATAGCATCGACCATTTGGACCTTTGGCTTGTTCTTCTGGGGTATCATATTTTTGCTGACCTTCCTGTACTGGTACTTCTGTGGTAAATGTTTATGTATGTTGTGTTGTCCCTGTGAGAGGAAGGAAAAAGCCGATGGCTCCAAGGAGGGATGTTTGTGTTGTTAA
- the LOC131796545 gene encoding uncharacterized protein: protein MADRLCEFCIGCCSTICAVFCREITMKTAYTIQFVIYSILQGYNVASDIGMFFDVFNAVRKCNELEENSNANGTQVDPGRTNVYCRAPGNFTVSDLDKHILTLEILQWFFLIFAGIGVALYIAHVCTLLPNLCKHCREPEFEHDLGSPDTPKYYRSIVHIHTMFMCIETFIHDIPVSCLAVELSVHYFGSANCWECAISASSVPAELSLKRGSLWIGLKVSAVALITIYKGILPLYFWIGNPFCWSCYPLRFLIAAPAGLGFMVMVLAPCMGIAKLRVMVEVPDLAGTVGAPSDIIFMIGLVFWVILIVGFLAYKIFYSFIMELCPCLAWCEDDDKKKKDAKEEKTTGCLCF from the exons ATGGCGGATCGGCTTTGTGAGTTTTGCATTGGTTGTTGTTCGACGATTTGCGCCGTATTTTGCCGAGAAATTACAATGAAGACGGCCTACACTATCCAATTTGTCATATACAGCATTTTACAAGGATACAACGTCGCTTCAGACATTGGAATGTTTTTTGACGTTTTCAACGCGGTAAGAAAATGCAATGAATTAGAAGAGAACTCAAATGCGAATGGAACTCAAGTCGATCCGGGAAGGACAAACGTCTATTGTAGAGCACCAGGAAACTTTACAGTGTCAGATCTCGACAAGCACATCCTAACCTTGGAAATTCTTCAAtggtttttcttaatttttgctGGGATTGGTGTGGCGCTCTACATCGCCCACGTATGCACTCTACTTCCAAATTTATGCAAGCACTGCCGAGAACCAGAATTTGAACACGACCTTGGCTCACCAGATACACCAAAATACTATCGAAGTATTGTACACATTCATACCATGTTTATGTGCATAGAGACTTTTATTCATGACATTCCCGTATCCTGTCTGGCAGTGGAGTTGAGCGTGCATTATTTTGGGTCAGCAAACTGCTGGGAATGCGCAATAAGTGCCAGCTCGGTTCCAGCCGAGCTTTCTTTGAAAAGAGGCAGTCTGTGGATTGGGCTAAAAGTGTCAGCGGTTGCATTAATCACAATCTATAAAG GTATCCTTCCGCTGTATTTTTGGATTGGAAACCCATTCTGCTGGAGCTGTTATCCTCTGAGGTTCCTGATCGCTGCACCAGCCGGGCTTGGTTTCATGGTAATGGTCCTGGCTCCATGTATGGGCATTGCGAAGCTCCGAGTCATGGTAGAAGTCCCAGATTTGGCGGGAACTGTTGGCGCACCTTCCGACATCATCTTCATGATTGGACTGGTTTTCTGGGTCATATTAATCGTCGGCTTCCTGGCCTACAAGATATTCTACAGTTTTATCATGGAGTTGTGTCCTTGCCTTGCTTGGTGTGAGGACGAcgataagaaaaagaaagacgcCAAAGAGGAGAAGACAACTGGATGCTTATGTTTCTAG
- the LOC131796515 gene encoding metallophosphoesterase 1 homolog, with the protein MGTRLWRRCCVHKFKFLLVVLVIALFIGEIGCFCLCFVTWRMPQASSDSLNLLFVSDSQIQGYRGDRPGILGYITRFDSDWYLKKTFFMALTSFFPDAVIHLGDVFDEGSIATAEEFQEYKARHDRIFHTPAGVYRIHIAGDNDIGGESSDIITEEEVARFSANMGPLNDVIKLKYTFQIVKINSVSLLRRRPFVSEWKIYNDTMAFIDDLPSKLDPDRISILIGHVPLTHTSGSQVVPVIKLIEAVQPQHAFSGHIHKRATINHKIGTVTFTEHVVPTCSYRMGTEKMGFAVAVIGVDGSIVFSVLPLPKRYPFLMTYLGIICVFIVFALQWHCNG; encoded by the exons ATGGGCACGAGGCTCTGGCGGAGATGTTGTGTTCACAAATTCAAGTTTCTCTTAGTTGTACTTGTTATAGCTTTGTTTATTGGGGAGATTGGATGTTTCTGCCTGTGTTTTGTAACATGGCGGATGCCTCAAGCTTCCAGCGACTCATTAAATCTACTCTTTGTTTCGGATTCTCAAATTCAG GGTTACAGAGGCGACCGTCCAGGAATTCTTGGTTACATAACACGCTTTGATTCTGACTGGTACCTGAAGAAGACTTTCTTCATGGCATTGACATCTTTCTTCCCAGATGCTGTCATTCATTTAG GTGATGTATTTGATGAAGGATCCATTGCTACTGCTGAGGAATTTCAAGAGTATAAG GCTAGACACGATAGGATTTTTCATACCCCGGCTGGAGTTTATAGAATTCATATAGCCGGAGACAATGACATTGGAGGCGAATCGAGCGATATTATTACAGAGGAAGAAGTGGCAAGATTTTCAGCAAACATGGGCCCACTAAACGATGTTATAAAGCTCAAGTACACTTTTCAGATAGTGAAG ATAAATTCAGTGAGCTTGCTAAGAAGGAGGCCCTTCGTATCGGAATGGAAGATCTATAATGACACAATGGCCTTTATTGACGATTTGCCCTCAAAGCTTGATCCCGATAGAATTTCTATTCTTATTGGACACGTTCCGCTTACTCATACAAGTGGAAGTCAGGTAGTTCCAGTGATAAAG TTAATAGAGGCTGTTCAACCACAGCATGCTTTCTCAGGACATATTCACAAG AGAGCCACGATCAACCACAAGATTGGAACAGTGACGTTTACAGAGCATGTTGTTCCAACATGCAGCTATCGCATGGGAACAGAGAAGATGGGCTTTGCTGTAGCAGTCATTG GTGTGGATGGCTCTATTGTTTTCTCCGTTCTACCATTGCCCAAAAGATACCCATTTCTAATGACGTATTTAGGAATCATATGTGTATTTATTGTATTTGCACTGCAATGGCACTGCAATGGTTAA
- the LOC131796538 gene encoding bile acid-CoA:amino acid N-acyltransferase produces MMFSVWPKSSLIDDITTICVSKLDPLQKVTLAAKVVGDNGGVFESHAHFIADEHGQVDVGRDPSVGGSYNGVSAMGLLWSMKPAPGQIKGLRLIKHDVTKPYVIELKCFNDHIASRETSKQPMALTTFLKGYMADGVRRIPVKEGRIRGTLFLPPGNGPFPGVIDLLGGAGGLVEFKACLLASHGFAALALAYFAYDDLPVEPEYLDLEYFEEAAEWFRNHPSVVSNGVSLHSICLGSWLGLLLASYRNDLVKAVVAISPWNAPFWIPYLYKGKLSNVFRYEIENVQETDEGIIYSNCVARAKEFALPSAELAALTPIELITCPVLLVYGTDDKIIDSEFTTNCISERLKAEGKESLCTILRHPNAGHLIEPPYTPLTHLAYMKIFKQYWVSGGKPNEHALAQEITWRKILDFLGQNLRTCKSNL; encoded by the exons ATGATGTTCTCTGTGTGGCCAAAGTCTTCGCTAATCGATGATATAACCACAATATGCGTCTCGAAACTCGATCCACTGCAAAAGGTTACGCTTGCGGCGAAAGTTGTCGGTGATAACGGCGGAGTGTTCGAGTCGCATGCTCACTTCATCGCTGATGAACATGGCCAGGTTGATGTTGGTCGTGACCCGTCTGTGGGTGGATCTTACAATGGAGTTTCAGCTATGGGACTGTTATGGAGCATGAAACCCGCACCGGGTCAGATAAAAGGACTTAGACTGATAAAACACGATGTCACGAAACCGTATGTTATCGAGCTGAAATGCTTCAATGACCACATAGCCTCAAGGGAAACATCTAAGCAGCCTATGGCACTCACGACATTTCTGAAGGGGTACATGGCAGATGGCGTGAGGCGCATTCCTGTGAAAGAGGGTAGAATCCGTGGAACATTATTTCTACCACCGGGCAATGGACCTTTCCCAG gtgtCATAGATCTACTTGGCGGAGCCGGTGGACTAGTTGAATTTAAGGCTTGTCTGCTGGCCTCTCATGGCTTTGCCGCTCTTGCACTTGCTTACTTTGCATACGATGATCTTCCTGTCGAACCAGAATACTTGGATCTCGAATACTTTGAAGAGGCAGCAGAATGGTTTCGCAATCATCCCAGTGTTGTGTCAAATGGCGTGAGTTTGCACTCAATCTGTTTGGGAAGCTGGCTTGGGCTTCTCCTTGCAAGCTACCGAAACGACTTGGTAAAAGCTGTGGTAGCGATATCACCATGGAATGCCCCTTTTTGGATTCCTTACTTATACAAAGGAAAACTGTCAAATGTATTTCGCTATGAAATCGAAAATGTGCAGGAAACAGATGAAGGCATCATATATAGCAATTGTGTGGCGCGTGCGAAGGAATTTGCTCTTCCTTCAGCCGAGTTAGCAGCACTCACACCAATAGAACTAATCACGTGTCCTGTATTACTCGTTTATGGAACTGATGATAAGATCATTGATTCGGAATTCACCACAAATTGTATATCTGAACGTCTGAAAGCAGAGGGAAAGGAATCCTTATGTACCATTTTACGACATCCCAATGCTGGTCACCTAATTGAACCTCCCTACACTCCACTTACTCATTTAGCTTATATGAAGATTTTTAAGCAATATTGGGTGTCTGGAGGGAAGCCCAACGAACACGCCTTAGCGCAGGAAATCACGTGGAGGaaaattttagatttccttGGACAAAATCTAAGGACCTGTAAGAGCAATTtataa